The following DNA comes from Rhinolophus ferrumequinum isolate MPI-CBG mRhiFer1 chromosome 15 unlocalized genomic scaffold, mRhiFer1_v1.p scaffold_54_arrow_ctg1_1, whole genome shotgun sequence.
ATTGCAATTCCTGAGGTAAACTTAGCGTCCACTGCCAACATCTCTGGATATAAACCAAGTCCTCTCAGAagaatttagatatttatattcCCATATACAATAGAATTCATAATTATAATCAGATActacagatttcattttttaaaactggaaatgaGCCCTTATAAAAATTTCTGCCTCTATATATGTCCTTTTAGCCTCTCAAAAGCCTTTTACTTATAAAGTATGGTTTAGAGGGATTTCTTCAATAACTTTCTGTATTCAGATAAAAATTATTGGTTAATCTGTATGGACTAAACACTGACTCGCATCAGAGACAAAATCAAAAGTTTCAATAATTTCCAAAAGTAGCACAGAATCAATACCCTGAAGTGAACGGTGATTTTGCCAATTACAGCCCTTATCACTTTCCCTGTGGAAAACGTTTGAGCTCATTGTCATGGTACAGGCACCCATGCAGTTTGGTTCTGAATATACCTCACGGCTTTTGCTAGTCAGTCACTGTCCACTGTCATAGTCAGTTTTCAGGGAAATCAGTTTAGAGACGCCACATTATACAAATGTCTCAGTACATATCAAAGAAGCATTTTAGAGATAGCACTAGAAGAGCTCTTACTGTTTGTCCATCCCAAGAATAAAAATTGCCATTTAGTATGACTTTTGGAGCCCAAATAAGTAGAGATTGGTCCTTTCACAGCCCGTCTTGCACAAGTGCAGGGCACATGGAAGTTAAACAATGCCATCTTTTACAAGGTACTTTCTGGTATTTCTCCTAAAGCCTGTCTCTTCATGCTGATTCCACATTCttcatgtaataaaataaactcaTTGTTTCACttacagcaaaattaaaagaagtGGTTCCCCCCTCTACCGTTTAATTAAATCTTCCAGTAGGAGCCAAAATGGTTTAAGTACATTGTTAAAAGTACATTGTTACCTAGTTTAAAAGTTCAACTTCAGATAGTAATTCAGATATTTAAATCTAATTATAAATGGTTATATGAAAAATAGctaatcaaaaaaaaatcaaactttataGAAATTATATCTTTTTCTGGCTTCGgtgttcttttatattatttaaaacaagaatgaaTTTTCCTACAAACCCACCTAATTCCAGCCTGAAGAAAATTACTGTGCCATATTAAAGAGCAGAACATATGGATGTGaagaactgatttttttgtttttaaagaatgtacAGGGTACTAAAAAGCCTTCCATTTCTCAAAAGTTTAAGGATCTTTAAAACACTTACTACAAACAGTATTTCCTTTCAAGTCAAGTCCAATAAGCTAAATAAGAGTTAGCTTTTATTCACAAATGCAGTAAAACATGAGGGACTAAATGTTTTTCAGAAACTCGTATTTCTACAAAGTACAAATATTGGTGATGCATTTTGGTAACATTGGGAACATATATAAGTTATGTAATACATacaattttaagataaaagatGCCCCAAATGGAAATGTCATCTCTTCACAGCTTGAGAAATAGGAAGATCTTTAATATTAgtatttttccccttctcctttcttgcGTGGTTATCTGAAATTAACAGAAACGAATATCAATACTTATCCCAAGTTAAAATAGGCAGTAGCCAGACACAGCTACATATATTTCAGGAGGTTACAAATTTAATATTGTATGAGTTCTCTAGATGGCTTAGGACAATGGAAAAAACtcactactttttattttattttttttaaacaaagttttattacaCAAAGGTTGTCACATAATTggatatttttctactttgtacACAATTATTCTTACTCTCCACAGACAGGCTGCTTCTTAACTTCTCATCGGGTGATGGCAAGCACTAAAATCCTGATTTTTAACAGAATAGTAGTAAAAATGCCTCAGTGATTTAAGTTGAAAGCAGTACATTGGTACATGGCTCTTGCACTTATGTCATCAGAAATGtacaaatgtctttttattcaaaaatacaaaataaattatctgtaGGCATGGACAATGACAGCAGTAAACCATTGTGTGTTGTCAACTGATATCAGTAACTGATGGTTATagtgattttccttttctccagtcATTTCCTTCAGCTGACTTCTCTGAAGTTACAGGAGCTCTGCCTTGAAGCTTCCTCTCCCAGTTCCCATTAATAATGGTCAAGGACAATTCTAGAAATTAGAACACGCCACCTCCCATACCGCCTCCCGTTCCGCCCATTGCGgggtctttctcttctttaggaATTTCTGTGACTACAACTTCTGCTGTAGTTAACAGAGAGGCCACTCCAGCAGCATCCAATAAAGCAGCAGTTCTCACAACCTTAGTTAGATCAGTGATTCCTTTTACCACCAGATTCACAAAATCTCCAAGCATAGCGTCATAACCAACTGCTGAGGAACTTTGCATAATTTTCTCAACTACCAATGATCCCTCGATGCCTGCATTCTTAGCAAGGGTCATTGCAGGAATTTTACGTggttttttttaacaatttctaTACCAATTTTTTGACTTCATTAGCTGGAGTTAATGAGCCCAAAGCTGGAATGCACGACCCCTTTCCAGAACAATGCCTTCCTCAACAGCAGCTTGTATGGCAATGAGGGCATCTGTGACtctatctttcttttcattcacttcaaCATCACTAGTCCCACCAACCTTCAGCACAACTACTCCATCTGAGAGTTTTGCCAGACGttcatttagtttttccttttcatattcaCTAGTTGTGATATCTAACTGCTCACCGATTTCTTGAATACGGTTTTCAATCTGAGCCTTGTCACCTTTTCCTTTCAAGAGCATAGCATCATCTTTCGTCACAATGACCTCTCCAACTTTCCCTAAGTCACGAGGCTGAACATCTTCAAGATTTAGAGTCAATCCTTCCTCTCCAAACACTGCACCACCAGTAGCAATAGCCATGTCTTTAAGCTGGTTCTTTCTATTGTCACCCAAACCTGGAGCTTTGACTGCTACAACCTGAAGACCAACTTTTAGCCTGTTCAAAATGAGTGTACTTAGAGCTTCTCCATCAACATCTTCAGCAATTATGACCAAGGGCTTACGGTGAGCACTGGCAATTTCAAGAGCAGGTACAATGGACTGGACactagaaattttcttttcactcaATAGAACATAGGCATCTTGGAATTCACACTGCTGACCTTTCATTGTATTAATAAAGTATGGAGAATATAACCTCGATCAAACTTCATGCCTTCAATAATTTCTAATTCATCATTCAgtgtttttccatcctttactgTGATGACACCCTTTCTTCCAACCTATTTCGTTGCATCAGAAATGACAGTGCCaatttctttgtctccatttGCAGAAATCGTAGCAACCTGAGCGATTTCTTCAGGGGTTGTCCCCGGTTTAGACTGCTTCTTAAGTTCAGCAATTACAGCAtcaacagctaacatcacaccTCTCCTGATTTCCACTGGATTAGCACCTTTACTCATCTTCTCAAAGCTTTCCTTGGCAATAGAGCGTGCCAGTCCAGTAGCAGTTGTGGTGCCATCCCCAGCCTCTTCATTTGTATTATTGGCAACATCCTGAACAAGTTTAGCgccaatatttttatatttatcttttaagtcAATCGACTTTGCAACGGTCACACCATCTTTTGTAACTTTGGGACTCCCCCAACTCTGTTCAATAATCACTGGTCTTCCCTTTGGCCCCAGAGTAACGGCTACAGCATCAGCTAAAAGGTCCACACCTTGAAGCATTAAGGCTCGGGCATCTGCACCAAACTTTACATCTTTGGCATACGCCCGAGTGAGACGAGGTGCCAGTGCCATGGACACTGGCCTAATCTGGCGAAGGACTTCGTGTAATCCAAGCATTTCTGAGGGGCAGCAGCACGGCGTGCGAGCGGCAAGGAAAGCCGTAGGCGGCGAGTGAGGGACAGAGTACAAGGCACAAACTCACTACTTTTTAAACACTACTGAAGACAAATGTTTAGTACTAGACTAattattcacacacaaaaatatttttttttaagtgaatagaGTACCCTCTGGGGTAAACCCAGCGGTAAGTACCTACAAACTTCTTTTATGTAATTCATAATTCGCAAGAAAGGACAGGGTGTTCCGTTAGCATTTTGATGGATGCCAAAGCTCTTCAAtcaaaaacaccaaaacaaaacaaaaacaaaagaaaccctaCCTTTGTTCAAATAGAAATGCCACCCCACAGCACCCTCTTGTGGCAAGAAACAAACTCACACCGTTTACATCTTCCtactaaaatcagaaaacttACCCAATCTCTGAAAAGGGAACTAGGGAAACCCCATATTCTTTAAATGGAAAAGTGTACAGAAATGGCAATCAAAAGTGCTGATGCTGCTAAAAATGAGCAACTACAGCTTTCGATGAGTCACTTAACCTTTTAGTCTTGGTTTGTTCAGCTGTAAAGTAGCTGGGAATGATTTCTAGTGTTCCATCCAGCTCAGAATTCTACGCTATATAGAAAGATAACTCCTTGCGAAGTCAGAAATAACCTCCAAAAGGTTACCCTGCTTCATATTTAGTTTTCAGATCTTAAGAGATACagcaggggcagccggatggctcagttggttagagcacgagctctcaacaagattgccagttcaattgcctgcatgggatggtgggctgcgccccctgtaactaagattgaaaatggcaactggacttgcagctgagctgcgccctccgcaactagattgaaggacaacgacttggagctgacgggacctggagaaacacactgttccccaataaaattaaaaaaaaaaatacagcaaatatttaacataatCAATATTTCTCTAGCAGCTGCCTGAGCCCCACCTGACTGTACTTCTTAAAGAGAGAGATCAACTCTCTCCATAGCTGGACACACTGAGCTCTAAACCATTCAGTTCAGATGATCAAAGTGAGGTCCTATTGCTGATGTAATCAAAACAACTGAAAGCTCACTGAAAGAGTACGCATTCTGAAAGAAATATGCGCTAGTCTCCCAAGGTTTTTATATTTGTAGAGACCTACCACCCTACCACAAAAGGTATCCTGAAAATGTAATGCATACATAAACCTGTGACTTCTCTATCTGTATTCAGTAATCTTGCATTTTTTCAGTCttcgaggggaaaaaaaattacttgatttgaaaaaaaataacaaaaaaaccccatCATTTATTCAGTAGGCTAAGGACTAAGCTACTCCAGAAAGCACAAACAACCTCGtctcaaatttatataaaaatcaggTTTTTCAATACTTCTGTATAGAAATGACATCTAAAAATTTTGTCCAGTCATCCACCCGCCTCCCCCCAAGATTCTCTTTccaaaaagcattttgttttttggagaagTTACACAGGCTAAAACTATATTAGACATAAAGTGGACTTATAGTATGACTCAAAAGCTCAGGAAAAACGACTCgacagataaaaatatataggaagaaaatatacTTGCTGACAGCTAACTGATAAATCTCAGCAAACTCATACCCGTTTGCTTTCTTCCACTAGGTTGTCCACCCAGATTTGACTTTGGAGGCTGAAGTGAAGATCCtttcagaaatgtattttggATGCCATCGTTAGTTCCATGCAAGAAATGAGCTAAAATCCCATATAAAAGAGGTCTATggcaaaagaaaaccaaaatcaaTTAAATTTGCATAAACAGGAAAAGCTTAAAACATCCACTTTTTACAAGGTAGCCTCTGACCCCAAAATAGCCAAGTAATTCCctagacttaaaaaaaacaaatgttgcaTGGTTTTATCCAAATTGCAAACGGTtcatgcttttttaaatttaagagcaCCATTTAATtctaaagacaattttaaaatccaGAGAAAACATGTTAACAACTTAAACCTCATCTAAACTGAAATACAATTTCAATCAATGCACATGAATTCAGCTTTTAAACTCCTAAGTCAAGTATAAAATTTCCCAGCACCTAAcgtaagggtgaaattcagggaaCCAATAACGCAGCTAAACTTACTAGTTTGCAGTTGTGACTCACCACATTGCTCGCTAGCTAGCCACCTGGAATTAGAATTCGTTTGTTTGCAGTTAGCGCCATcgtgatattcagctgttttctctttgtttctccctcacTGATAACTGAAGaactgttccctttctcaagtaaACCCATACCTCGTTAATTAACAACATCCTAACCtgggaaagagcaatttcttcTTAATCCTCAAGTGCCCGGACACtggaatccaatttacaacttctggcagtttttactggtgatgcaTTCAAGTCCCAGGCCTGGCGGGCCGAGGCCGAGTCTGGAGTCTGGACATAACAtcatcttcaaacagaccagaccccaggaaggatgtcagccccCAAACCTACCTGactgactccccctttcctatataagaaaaagctaagcTGAAGTTAGTTCAGCTGTCTATCAGAGTGTCCTGGCAAAGGAGTCTGCCagtgtttctttctcttacctctCTGTCTCAGCAGCTGTCCACTCTCAGATGCTGGACTCTGTCCCAGGGACATCACTCCCGCCCCCGccagtgtttctctccttactaccTGAGGCAGCCATCATTATTGGACATTGCCACgggcattttctctcttcctacctTTAATAAACCCTTTCTTCATTCTCCTACTTTACAGTCTTGTGTGAATGCTTCCACCttttgtgaatgaccaggggttaattccacaCCACGACACCTAACACTGAGATACAACAGGTATGCAATAAACACTATCGGATTAATAAATCCTCGCCCAGGGAAGGTCTTATGTCCCAAGAGccacactgcctgggttcaaaccctggctttGCCACTTGACCTGAGCAAGATTCTTAATGCCCCAGCCTCATAAATGTTTCTTCCTATAAATGAGGGTAAATGTAGTCCACACCTCATAGGGTAACGGACTAAAGGAGCTCATAAAAGTCCAGTGTTTAGAACTGTacctaatatatattaaatggtacataaatgttagctatataGAAGTTGGGTACGAACTtctgtaccatgtttccccgaaaataagacctagctgtacagtcagctctaatacgtcttttggagcaaaaattaatataagacccggtcttaaaaattaatataagatcggatTTTATATATTATTCCATATAATATTATTCTTATAGTAAAAGACCGGGTCTCATGTTGAGGTGAAGGAAGAAGTTAAATGTGAGGAAGAAAACAGTTGATAGAACAAATGcgtcagaagaaaaaaaggatgaatCAAGAAGCCTCTGAGGCTGAGCCTCTTTCTCCCTTAGAAAGAAGTGGATGCTCGGTTCTCCGAAACCAGGGGAATTCTAGCCCCAGAGAGCAGAGGCCTCGTCTGACTCGTTCATTGCTATACACCTGGGATCTGGTGGCGTGCTATACATACACTAGACCCAAATAAATACCTGctgcattaaaatgaaataaaaccaccACTATGAGACTGTGATTCTAATACAACAGTATCTAaaaggttaatttaaaaataacttcttacATTGTATTATCCTTCGATTCTTCAAATGCATTTAGTTCACGGATGAGAAATTGTCTGTCCAATGGAACTACAGGTTGACCAGAttctgaggggggaaaaaaaaatcatgaaaacacatttatgattttattaatctaAAAAGCAAATACGATTTTGATAAGAACCACTCTTATCAGGTATGctcatttttcagattttggaAGAATGATGATAGCAGATCCAACTTATAATTTTATGACTTTCCAAATacttatttgttaaatgtttaacaataCAGTTTAACATaaagtcacttttttaaaatctaatttttggGTGGGCAAATCTGTTTCTGGATTTAAACTACAATACTAGACTGCAGGAGTCTGTTTCTGAGGAGCCCGTGAATTAGACACATGACAATACCAAGATCCATTTGGTGGCAGTAATTCTAAAAGTAAAATGTtgaaatgttggcaaggatggagGGCAAATGGAACGCTTATACTTTGCTGGTGGGAcagcaaaatggtacagccacttagAAAAACAGTTGAGCAGTTTCCTGTCAAGTATGCACTTGCCAcacacaacccagcaatcccactcttaGCTCTTTACCAAGAGGAATTAAAACTTATGTTCGCACAAAAACTTTACGTGAATGCTTTTGGCAGCTTGATTCGTAAATGCAAAACaccagaaacaactcaaatgtccatcaactgataataGATAAATCGACACAGCCCTACAATGGAGTGCTGttcaggagagaaagaaaccagcACACCCCTACAATATTATAAGCCTCATGAGAACTTGTTCAAGCTATGGAAAGAGCCCATGAGATTATTATGTTCCAGCCACTGAGATGACAGTTTCATAATGAAATTAGATTTCTAGGCTAAAGACTTTCTTAGAATTGACGGAAGGGAAGCAGATTTTGTCTCGGGTGACAAACAATAACCTCTTACCTGATATGAGGACAGACGCTGTATACTTATATTTGTTGAACTCTAAATACTCCCGAATTAATTCATTAATGAGAAGGTTTTCATGAGACAATGGTGGTCGTGGTTCACTTTCATCATCTAGGGCTTTGAAAACTTCAGCTCGAATCCTTGCTTTTAAATGCCCTAATACTCCCCTTTTTTCCAAGGTGTCCTTTAAAActgttaaatataaaacattaaggCTTCAATTACAGAATACGTTTTGTCGTTTTCAGGCATAGTTTAAAGTAAAATGTTGAAAAGGTACATGGCCTAACAGCAGCTTTCAATCTACACAATGATCACATTAGCTACCACAAGCCATGCttgtaacaaaaataaagttcCCAAGTTGCAgtgatttactattttaatatatttaagcaAATTCAAGTTTATCCTTCAACATCACTGTCACTGTCAGAGGTTACAGTCTGATACACATTCCTCAGTGAGGAAAAAAGGGGGATAGAACTACAGTCAGcatatattccccatgctgtacgttacatccccacgacttacttgttttatacctggaaatttgaacctcttattccccttcgccttttccccccttttaaaatttttcaattacagtcggcattcaaaattattttatattaatttcaggtgtacagtggttagacatttgcataatttaagaaatgatccccctgactagtctaatacccacctggcactatacatacttactaccgtattattgactatattccctgtgctttacatccccatgactattctgtaactatcggtttgtacttcttactcccttcgcCTTTTATACCCtgacccccaacccctcccatctatcaccccaacaaatctagtacccatttgtcaccatacgtagttattacaatattactatattccttatgctctaccctacatccccatgacaacggtataacaaccaatttgtacttccacaaatgccaggacaccccaaggcctgctgccacctgccagctcccataaggttcagcccctgataagGCCTCCTGTGGTATGCAAATTGGAtgaggcatggtctcagggagtcactacagtaggaagagttatggtcaccaggttaatgtaaattctggtttggtgccattgCTGAGCCTGGAACTGCTCAGCAAAAGTCTCCGTGCAGAGCACACGGATGCCAGTCTGAAGCCAGTCCCCCACCTGGGGTTTATCGGAGTCTGATAGTTTTCCGAGACAGAGCAATGCtagcagggctggctgctcatgagaAAGGGCCTCCCGGcactgggggagttgggtggggtggggtcccagctgagccAACAGGGCGGGGCAGCGGAGCTCAcctgaccaatcagattcagtttaggccgtaagcgtagggggcgggctcaacacagggaagaTGGCGCCAGAAGGCCAGCGGCTGCACTGGAGGAAGATCTCCTCACAGAGAAAATGTCGACTGTCCTCCGGCCCTCATAccgaagccacacaactcagtctgccccacgtatgtctctgacaccccacTAATTACTGTTCCTCCGCTGGagaccaaggtgagtgcctgggagcgAGAGAGTCTGTGCACGAgccgtttaagaggacgcctgggtttcccgCTGCctcctgtcccacccagatggttggaatccccagtttttcaaagccagatgttgtggagggtcctcttcctgacaccagtactctgggctggggaggctggtctGGGGCTAGGGTCCCTCGCTCCTATGGGGGGAACCTCCAGGGCCGAGATATCCTTCCCAGTTCTCAACCGCCAGgcagaggtttggggttagccagttccacgtctctgaccctcctacctcACTCGATTcggcttcttctttatatacttagttataCAACTTCTGCTCAGCCCGATTTCAGATGGTTCCTCtggctgattgttctataattttgttgtaattttaatttgttcacggaaggaagtaggcacagtgtttatctactcagccatcttggatctccctccTGACCTAACTTCTTCTTGATGAGCAAGGGTCTTTATTACCAGTATCAATAGTTGTGATAATGAGATTTAGCAATAAATACTAGTATGGATAGTAACGGCGTAGGGCTGAATTGGCACCATCccttgcagtggtctggaaccttCTTTTTTCAAATTGTCCCTAATGGCTAAATAACAACGCCAGAGAATCAACACATCTCACCcacagtgcctagaacacagGAAGAGCTCAATAAACGCCACCTA
Coding sequences within:
- the CEP20 gene encoding centrosomal protein 20 isoform X1, translating into MATVTELKAVLKDTLEKRGVLGHLKARIRAEVFKALDDESEPRPPLSHENLLINELIREYLEFNKYKYTASVLISESGQPVVPLDRQFLIRELNAFEESKDNTIPLLYGILAHFLHGTNDGIQNTFLKGSSLQPPKSNLGGQPSGRKQTDNHARKEKGKNTNIKDLPISQAVKR
- the CEP20 gene encoding centrosomal protein 20 isoform X2 — encoded protein: MATVTELKAVLKDTLEKRGVLGHLKARIRAEVFKALDDESEPRPPLSHENLLINELIREYLEFNKYKYTASVLISESGQPVVPLDRQFLIRELNAFEESKDNTMWLASEQCGESQLQTSKFSCVIGSLNFTLTLGAGKFYT
- the CEP20 gene encoding centrosomal protein 20 isoform X3 translates to MATVTELKAVLKDTLEKRGVLGHLKARIRAEVFKALDDESEPRPPLSHENLLINELIREYLEFNKYKYTASVLISESGQPVVPLDRQFLIRELNAFEESKDNTI